The following are encoded together in the Aliidongia dinghuensis genome:
- a CDS encoding ABC transporter permease codes for MNGASVSFGLNRRAISIAAWACYIFLLLPTLVVIPISFGNPGQIEFPPRQFSFVLYHQFFSDPAWWGALIQSLGVAIATTCLSLCLAVPAAYALARSKLAGRKLLRGLFMMPMLVPVVVLGLGLYLQYSSWGLLDTTAGLVVAHVTLAVPFIMVSVMSGLGHADVALETVALIMGASRTRIFFRVVLPQLSAAIAVGALFAFLTSLDEVVVAYFVTGTTTMTLPVKMYSAIRWELSPVIAAVSTLLTVVSLAIALGIIALQRPTEAHS; via the coding sequence ATGAACGGGGCATCGGTCTCATTCGGCCTCAACCGCCGGGCCATCTCGATCGCCGCCTGGGCCTGCTATATCTTCCTGCTGCTGCCGACCCTGGTCGTCATCCCGATTTCGTTCGGCAACCCGGGACAGATCGAATTCCCGCCCCGGCAATTCTCCTTCGTGCTCTACCACCAGTTCTTCAGCGACCCCGCCTGGTGGGGCGCGTTGATCCAGAGCCTCGGCGTCGCCATTGCCACAACCTGCCTCAGCCTCTGCCTTGCCGTGCCGGCTGCCTATGCGCTCGCCCGCTCGAAGCTGGCAGGGCGCAAGCTGTTGCGCGGCCTGTTCATGATGCCGATGCTGGTGCCGGTCGTCGTCCTGGGGCTCGGGCTCTATCTGCAATATTCGAGTTGGGGCCTACTCGACACGACAGCCGGCCTGGTGGTGGCGCATGTGACGCTGGCCGTACCGTTCATCATGGTCTCGGTCATGTCTGGCCTCGGCCATGCGGACGTAGCGCTCGAGACGGTGGCCCTCATCATGGGCGCCTCGCGGACGCGGATCTTCTTTCGGGTCGTCCTGCCGCAGCTCTCCGCGGCCATCGCCGTCGGTGCGCTTTTCGCCTTCCTGACGTCGCTCGACGAGGTCGTCGTCGCCTATTTCGTCACCGGCACGACGACCATGACGCTGCCGGTCAAGATGTACAGCGCCATTCGCTGGGAGCTCTCCCCGGTGATCGCCGCGGTCTCGACGCTGCTGACCGTCGTATCGCTCGCGATCGCACTCGGAATCATCGCGCTCCAGCGCCCGACGGAGGCACATTCCTGA